The sequence below is a genomic window from Sorangiineae bacterium MSr12523.
GCTCTTGGTCGATCCCTCGTGGTCATTGAATGTGACGCACGGTGAGATGACGTCGATCAGCGCGAACCCATCGTGAAGCAGCCCCGCCTTCAAAATGGGCACGAGCTGCGCCTTGTCGCCGGAGAAGCTGCGCGCGACGAAGGTGGCACCAAGGCCGAGGGCCAGCATCACCGGATCGATCGGCGCCTGCGCATTGGCCTCGCCGCGCTTGGACTTCGAGCCCACGTCGGCCGAGGCCGAAAATTGCCCTTTGGTGAGGCCGTACACACCATTGTTCTCGATGATGTACAGCATCTTCACATTGCGGCGGATGGCGTGGCTCATGTGCCCGAGCCCGATGGACAGCGAATCACCATCGCCGCTCACACCGATGTACGCAAGCTTCCGATTGGCGGCGGCTGCCCCCGTGGCAATGGCCGCCATGCGCCCGTGGGCGCTGTTGAAGCCGTGCGCACCCGAGAGGAAGTATGCGGGCGTCTTCGACGAGCAGCCGATGCCGGAAAGCTTTGCCACCATGTGCGGCGGCGTATCCAGCTCGAAGAACGCACGCACGATGGCCGCGGTGATGGAGTCGTGCCCGCACCCCGCGCACAAGGTCGACATGGCGCCTTCGTAATCGCGCACCGTGAGGCCCAATTGATTCGTCCGCAGGGAGGGATGCCGGACCAGCGGTTTCTTGATGTAACTCATGGCAGTGCAATCCCTTCGATCACTTGGTGCGCCTGCAACGGGAACCCACCGTATGCGGTGATCGAGCGCAGTTTCTCTTT
It includes:
- a CDS encoding 2-oxoacid:ferredoxin oxidoreductase subunit beta, whose translation is MSYIKKPLVRHPSLRTNQLGLTVRDYEGAMSTLCAGCGHDSITAAIVRAFFELDTPPHMVAKLSGIGCSSKTPAYFLSGAHGFNSAHGRMAAIATGAAAANRKLAYIGVSGDGDSLSIGLGHMSHAIRRNVKMLYIIENNGVYGLTKGQFSASADVGSKSKRGEANAQAPIDPVMLALGLGATFVARSFSGDKAQLVPILKAGLLHDGFALIDVISPCVTFNDHEGSTKSYVHTRKNQVPIVQTDFVPLAAEITAEYPEGSVAKVTTHDGTTIHLRKMAADYDPTDRTRAMTMLRERQAAGEIPTGLLFLDSTGGTEMHRGAKTVSTPLVDVPFDELCPGRDALEKLQAAYR